One stretch of Zingiber officinale cultivar Zhangliang chromosome 6B, Zo_v1.1, whole genome shotgun sequence DNA includes these proteins:
- the LOC121988702 gene encoding mediator of RNA polymerase II transcription subunit 23-like, with the protein MEVNQRPARAIQLHPSRAAVVDLFNLYLGRSTRQRLDDASRETPTKLQKRIIAPHGELPRRDEQFILDFEQLQGQFSDLEQLRTTTEAVLISFIVQCSSHAPQSEFLLFAIRSLCSRGYLKWDTFLLSLLSAVSSAEATFGQVAPTTPVGLSSPLIISSSSMPNASNLHVSSSSNITMSNASNIHASNPASPLPTMHGVSSPAQSTTDQSAGTTLSPIKPSELSVSGHHGMTRSSHIVKGNAIGSLRQFSCRIILAGLDFSLKPITHAEVFTHMLNWLVNWDQRSVVSEESDNKKTWKPERPLHEWRHTCLDVVWVLVDEDKCRIPFYELIRSSLQFMDNIPDDEAMFSIILEIHRRRDMVAMHMQMLDQHLHCPTFATHRFLTQSYPSLTGESLANVRYSPITYPGVLGEPLHGEDLAASIPKGSLDWERALRCLRHALRTTPSPDWWRRVLLVAPCYKPPQTSTPGAVFSPEMICEAVVDRTIELLKITNSETQCWQEWLIFADIFFFLMKNGCIDFLDFINKLTSRITRGDQQILRSNHVTWLLAQIIRIELVMNTLSSDPKKLVETTKKIISFHKEDKNIDPSNVSPQAILLDFISSSQTVRIWSFNTSIREYINNDQLQKGKQIDEWWRQVTKGERTLDFMSLDDRSMGMFWVLSFTMDQQTCEAVMNWLSSAGVTEILQGPNMQPNDRMMMMRETYPLSMTLLSGLSINLCSKLAFQLEEAIFLGQAIPSIAMVETYVRLLLIAPHSLFRPHFTV; encoded by the exons ATGGAGGTGAACCAGCGCCCCGCGCGGGCTATCCAACTCCACCCTTCCCGCGCCGCTGTAGTCGATCTCTTCAACCTCTATCTCGGC AGGAGCACCCGGCAGAGATTGGACGACGCCTCTCGCGAGACTCC GACCAAACTTCAGAAAAGGATTATTGCTCCTCATGGGGAGCTTCCACGTCGCGACGAACAATTTATATTGGATTTTGAGCAATTACAAGGACAATTTTCA GATCTGGAGCAACTGCGGACAACCACTGAAGCAGTTCTTATATCTTTCATTGTGCAGTGCAGCAGTCATGCACCACAATCAGAATTTCTCCTTTTTGCAATAAGAAGCTTGTGCAGCAGAGGTTATTTGAAGTGGGATACGTTCCTTCTTTCACTCCTCTCAGCAGTTTCCTCTGCTGAGGCAACATTTGGGCAGGTGGCTCCCACAACTCCTGTTGGGCTATCATCACCTTTGATTATTTCATCATCATCTATGCCAAATGCATCAAACCTACATGTTTCATCATCATCTAATATTACCATGTCAAATGCTTCAAACATACACGCTTCTAATCCAGCATCCCCATTGCCAACTATGCATGGTGTCAGTTCACCAGCTCAATCTACTACTGATCAATCTGCTGGCACAACTCTATCACCAATTAAGCCATCGGAACTTTCTGTCTCTGGGCATCATGGTATGACTAGGTCCAGTCATATAGTAAAGGGCAATGCTATTGGTTCGCTCCGTCAGTTCTCATGCAGAATTATTCTAGCCGGCCTAGATTTTAGTCTAAAACCAATAACCCATGCAGAAGTATTTACTCATATGCTTAATTGGTTGGTTAATTGGGATCAAAGGTCTGTAGTTTCAGAGGAAAGTGATAACAAGAAGACCTGGAAGCCTGAAAGACCTTTGCACGAGTGGAGGCACACATGTCTGGATGTTGTATGGGTGTTGGTTGATGAAGATAAGTGCCGTATTCCCTTCTATGAGCTTATCCGTAGCAGCTTGCAGTTTATGGACAATATTCCCGATGATGAGGCAATGTTTAGCATCATTCTGGAAATACATAGAAGAAGGGATATGGTTGCAATGCATATGCAGATGTTGGACCAGCACCTTCATTGCCCTACATTTGCTACTCATAGGTTCTTGACACAATCCTATCCAAGTTTAACAGGTGAATCATTGGCGAATGTCCGTTATTCTCCCATCACTTACCCTGGTGTTTTAGGAGAACCATTGCATGGAGAG GATCTTGCCGCCTCTATTCCAAAAGGAAGTTTGGATTGGGAAAGAGCCTTGCGTTGTCTTAGACATGCGCTTCGTACAACTCCTTCGCCTGATTGGTGGAGACGTGTACTCCTTGTTGCCCCTTGTTATAAACCTCCACAGACATCAACACCTGGTGCTGTTTTCTCCCCTGAAATGATTTGTGAGGCAGTTGTTGACAGAACAATAGAATTATTAAAGATCACAAACTCAG AAACACAATGCTGGCAGGAATGGCTTATATTTGCAGACATTTTCTTCTTTCTAATGAAGAATGGATGCATTGATTTTCTTGATTTCATTAACAAACTCACCTCTCGAATCACAAGAGGTGACCAACAGATTCTGCGTAGTAATCATGTGACTTGGCTGCTTGCACAGATTATTCGCATTGAGCTTGTGATGAATACATTGAGTTCAGACCCAAAGAAGCTG GTGGAGACTACAAAAAAGATCATttcatttcataaagaagataaaaatatTGATCCAAGTAATGTCAGTCCTCAAGCAATTCTATTGGATTTCATTAGTAGCAGTCAAACTGTACGTATTTGGTCTTTCAACACTTCAATTAGGGAGTACATCAACAATGATCAGCTTCAGAAAGGAAAGCAGATAGATGAATGGTGGAGACAAGTAACCAAAG GAGAACGAACATTGGATTTTATGAGTTTAGATGATCGATCTATGGGAATGTTTTGGGTTCTCTCTTTTACAATGGATCAGCAAACGTGTGAAGCAGTTATGAATTGGCTTTCATCAGCTGGAGTAACAGAAATCCTACAAGGACCTAATATGCAACCTAATGATAGGATGATGATGATGCGAGAAACTTACCCTCTATCTATGACATTACTTTCCGGGTTGTCAATCAATTTATGCTCAAAGCTTGCATTTCAACTTGAAGAAGCCATATTTCTCGGTCAG GCCATCCCTAGCATTGCCATGGTCGAAACCTATGTCAGATTGCTGCTTATTGCTCCTCACTCCTTATTTCGCCCTCATTTCACGGTATAA